A section of the Plutella xylostella chromosome 18, ilPluXylo3.1, whole genome shotgun sequence genome encodes:
- the LOC119692684 gene encoding uncharacterized protein LOC119692684, which translates to MLFLVLLLALTLSPPACPTPVHPLARRSPIDLKAKPTQASQPIITHNHIQTDRKPKAPFIPAQHQLYIPPHLLVLPARSNVRHSSVHTDVHHISNGHVKIPVVTQTVHHSSSNITHPGPVLVHHYEPVLVHDLSVIPLHRATRPGPPGQPRAAARSGFEQPGGFVPFPYFGGYGAGLRYGGHGAGHGFYVAGFR; encoded by the coding sequence ATGCTGTTCCTGGTGCTGCTGCTAGCTCTGACCCTGAGCCCCCCTGCCTGCCCCACCCCCGTGCACCCGCTCGCCAGGCGGTCACCGATAGACCTGAAAGCCAAGCCGACTCAGGCGTCTCAGCCAATCATCACGCACAACCACATCCAAACCGACCGAAAACCGAAGGCACCATTCATACCAGCGCAGCACCAGTTGTACATACCTCCGCATTTGTTAGTATTACCGGCGCGGTCCAACGTGCGCCACAGTTCCGTTCACACTGACGTTCACCACATCTCCAACGGTCATGTGAAGATTCCTGTGGTGACGCAGACGGTGCACCACAGCTCGTCCAACATCACGCACCCTGGGCCGGTGTTGGTGCACCACTACGAACCAGTGTTGGTGCACGACCTGTCTGTGATCCCCCTGCACCGGGCGACCCGGCCGGGACCGCCGGGGCAGCCCCGGGCGGCGGCAAGGAGCGGCTTCGAGCAGCCGGGGGGCTTCGTACCCTTCCCCTACTTCGGGGGCTACGGCGCGGGGCTCCGCTACGGGGGCCACGGCGCCGGACACGGGTTCTATGTCGCCGGGTTCAGATAG